A portion of the Bufo gargarizans isolate SCDJY-AF-19 chromosome 7, ASM1485885v1, whole genome shotgun sequence genome contains these proteins:
- the TRH gene encoding thyrotropin releasing hormone — protein sequence MSSTWWLLLLGAALFHLVMAEEQPLLEEDEDATEDSMDLSNVLKRTQGAVIRSLLHRIEEEQSEKDTDSPGLEWISKRQHPGKRLLEEVEKRQHPGKREEGDWYLELPKRQHPGRRSAFGDQFLDSSSPPSMGLLSDVSKRQHPGKRNLAYTKRQHPGKRSWDDDDENGEIGDLQDVEKRQHPGKRYTESENFDYVPPCEGPEPFNCGKGSLLLELLDNVNRGRMEEKRQHPGRRSTWEAEVPVVQE from the exons ATGTCGTCTACTTGGTGGTTGCTGCTTCTAGGAGCGGCGTTATTCCATTTGGTTATGGCTGAAGAACAACCTTTGCTTGAGGAGGACGAAGATGCGACCGAGGACAGCATGGACCTCAGCAATGTACTGAAGAGAACCCAGGGGGCCGTAATTCGCAGTCTTCTTCATCGAATTGAGGAGGAGCAGAGTGAGAAAG ACACAGATTCCCCAGGGCTGGAATGGATCTCCAAGAGGCAACATCCAGGTAAAAGGCTTCTTGAAGAAGTGGAAAAGAGACAACACCCAGGCAAAAGAGAAGAAGGCGACTGGTATTTGGAGTTGCCCAAAAGGCAGCATCCAGGCAGAAGATCGGCATTTGGTGATCAGTTTCTCGATAGCTCTAGTCCTCCGTCTATGGGTCTCCTCAGTGATGTCTCAAAGAGGCAACACCCAGGCAAGAGGAACCTGGCCTATACCAAGCGCCAGCACCCTGGTAAAAGAAGctgggatgatgatgatgaaaatgGTGAGATAGGTGACCTTCAGGATGTAGAGAAACGCCAACATCCGGGTAAGAGGTATACAGAGTCGGAGAACTTTGACTATGTGCCCCCATGTGAGGGACCTGAACCTTTCAACTGTGGCAAGGGAAGTCTTCTGCTGGAGCTTCTAGATAATGTGAACAGAGGAAGGATGGAAGAGAAGAGACAACACCCCGGGAGGAGGTCAACTTGGGAGGCGGAAGTCCCTGTTGTCCAAGAGTAA